From a single Kitasatospora azatica KCTC 9699 genomic region:
- a CDS encoding antibiotic biosynthesis monooxygenase family protein — translation MIVRIWEARVAPKLVGDFCAVIQSEMLPQLAGLDGYLGGELLRSLPDSTHRVLVITRWRDEEALKAYAGPMWAKRPVWSDTEQTYLTHPPEVSHFSVISRP, via the coding sequence ATGATCGTGCGGATCTGGGAGGCGCGGGTCGCGCCCAAGCTGGTCGGCGACTTCTGCGCGGTGATCCAGTCGGAGATGCTGCCGCAGCTGGCCGGCCTGGACGGCTACCTCGGCGGCGAGCTGCTGCGCTCGCTGCCGGACAGCACGCACCGGGTACTGGTGATCACCCGCTGGCGCGACGAGGAGGCCCTGAAGGCCTACGCCGGGCCGATGTGGGCGAAGCGGCCGGTCTGGTCCGACACCGAGCAGACCTACCTGACGCACCCGCCCGAGGTCTCGCACTTCTCGGTGATCAGCCGCCCGTGA
- a CDS encoding DMT family transporter — MAVFLLALGAACCLGLGFVLQQHAAQRAPRDDLLRWRLLLDLLRMPEWLAGIGIMIVGLVLSALALGWGEVSLVEPLLTSNLVFAMALASVITRQRLGRSGWGGVLLLGLGVTAFIVAGDPQGGGAVAGALRHWLVFGIVAGLALLLVSLARRLPLFEEATILALAAGLLYGLQDALTRATASHANSGGITAVLHHWEPYAVVGLGVFGLLLVQSAFEAAPLRISLPALTAAQPLAGIACAVGFLGDRLRVTPGALAWEVSGLLAMVLGVVVIGRHPSMPAACGGGPESGEDPGPPS, encoded by the coding sequence GTGGCGGTCTTCCTCCTGGCGCTCGGCGCTGCCTGTTGCCTGGGCCTGGGTTTCGTGCTGCAGCAGCACGCGGCCCAGCGGGCACCACGCGACGACCTGTTGCGCTGGCGGCTGCTGCTCGACCTGCTCCGGATGCCCGAGTGGCTGGCCGGGATCGGGATCATGATCGTCGGCCTGGTGCTCAGCGCGCTGGCGCTCGGCTGGGGCGAGGTCTCGCTGGTGGAGCCGCTGCTCACCAGCAACCTGGTCTTCGCGATGGCGCTGGCCAGCGTGATCACCCGGCAGCGGCTCGGCCGCTCGGGCTGGGGCGGGGTGCTGCTGCTCGGGCTCGGGGTGACGGCGTTCATCGTGGCCGGCGATCCCCAGGGCGGCGGCGCGGTGGCCGGCGCGCTGCGGCACTGGCTGGTCTTCGGCATCGTCGCCGGTCTGGCCCTGCTGCTGGTCTCGCTGGCCCGGCGGCTGCCGCTGTTCGAGGAGGCGACCATCCTGGCGCTGGCGGCGGGCCTGCTCTACGGGCTGCAGGACGCCCTGACCCGGGCCACGGCCAGCCACGCGAACAGCGGCGGGATCACCGCGGTGCTGCACCACTGGGAGCCGTACGCGGTGGTCGGTCTGGGCGTCTTCGGCCTGCTGCTGGTGCAGAGCGCCTTCGAGGCGGCACCGCTGCGGATATCGCTGCCGGCCCTGACCGCCGCCCAGCCACTGGCCGGGATCGCCTGCGCGGTCGGCTTCCTGGGCGACCGGCTGCGGGTCACTCCGGGTGCGCTGGCCTGGGAGGTGAGCGGGCTGCTGGCGATGGTGCTGGGCGTGGTGGTGATCGGTCGGCACCCGTCGATGCCGGCGGCCTGCGGCGGTGGCCCGGAGTCCGGCGAGGACCCCGGACCACCGTCCTGA
- a CDS encoding nitrilase-related carbon-nitrogen hydrolase yields the protein MSQSQIVRAALVQTRWTGEQSSMIELHERYAREAAARGAQIIGFQEVFNSPYFCQVQEPEHYRWAEPVPDGPTVTRMRELAAELGLVMVVPVYEVEQSGVYYNTAAVIDADGSYLGKYRKHHIPQVKGFWEKYYFKPGNLGWPVFDTAVGKVGVYICYDRHFPEGWRALGLGGAQIVYNPSATSRGLSAYLWQLEQPAAAVANEYFVAAINRVGVEEYGDNDFYGTSYFVDPRGQFVGEPASDKEEELLVRDLDLGVIEEVRQQWAFYRDRRPDAYSPLTEA from the coding sequence ATGTCGCAGTCGCAGATCGTCCGTGCCGCCCTCGTACAGACCCGGTGGACCGGCGAGCAGTCCTCGATGATCGAGCTCCACGAGCGGTACGCCCGCGAGGCGGCCGCCCGGGGCGCGCAGATCATCGGCTTCCAGGAGGTCTTCAACTCGCCGTACTTCTGCCAGGTCCAGGAGCCGGAGCACTACCGCTGGGCGGAGCCGGTGCCGGACGGGCCGACCGTCACCCGGATGCGGGAGCTGGCGGCCGAGCTCGGGCTGGTGATGGTGGTGCCGGTGTACGAGGTGGAGCAGTCCGGCGTGTACTACAACACCGCCGCCGTGATCGACGCCGACGGCAGCTACCTGGGCAAGTACCGCAAGCACCACATCCCGCAGGTCAAGGGCTTCTGGGAGAAGTACTACTTCAAGCCCGGCAATCTCGGCTGGCCGGTCTTCGACACGGCCGTCGGCAAGGTCGGCGTCTACATCTGCTACGACCGGCACTTCCCGGAGGGCTGGCGGGCCCTGGGCCTGGGCGGCGCCCAGATCGTCTACAACCCCTCGGCGACCAGTCGGGGCCTGTCCGCCTACCTCTGGCAGTTGGAGCAGCCGGCCGCGGCGGTGGCCAACGAGTACTTCGTCGCCGCGATCAACCGGGTCGGGGTGGAGGAGTACGGCGACAACGACTTCTACGGCACCAGCTACTTCGTGGACCCGCGCGGCCAGTTCGTCGGCGAGCCGGCCTCCGACAAGGAGGAGGAACTGCTGGTGCGGGACCTGGACCTCGGGGTGATCGAAGAGGTCCGCCAGCAGTGGGCGTTCTACCGAGACCGGCGCCCTGACGCTTACAGCCCGCTGACCGAGGCCTGA
- a CDS encoding aspartate aminotransferase family protein, which yields MTITASPTADLRDRHRAVLPSWLATYYREPIELTHGEGRHVWDAEGNRYLDFFGGILTTMTAHALPEVTKAVAEQAGRILHTSTLYLSTAMVELAERIAALSGIPNAKVFFTTSGTEANDAALLLATTYRRSNQVLALRNSYHGRSFSTVGITGNTAWSPTSLSPLQTLYVQGGVRDSGPYAALSDAEFIAACVEDLEEMLGQAQGTVAALIAEPIQGVGGFTHGPDGLLAAFKTVLDRHGILWISDEVQTGWGRTGDHFWGWQAHDQSGPPDMLTFAKGIANGMSMGGVVARAEVMDCLGANSISTFGGSPITCAAGLANLQYLLAHDLQGNARRTGAVLRSRLEAADLPVVRELRGRGLMLGIELPDAEAATAALEHARELGLLIGKGGRGGNALRIAPPLTLTEAEAREGADLLIEALRRVGA from the coding sequence ATGACCATCACCGCATCCCCCACCGCAGACCTGCGCGACCGCCACCGCGCCGTGCTGCCGTCCTGGCTGGCCACCTACTACCGCGAGCCGATCGAGCTGACCCACGGCGAGGGCCGGCACGTCTGGGACGCCGAGGGCAACCGCTACCTGGACTTCTTCGGCGGCATCCTGACCACGATGACCGCACACGCGCTGCCCGAGGTGACCAAGGCGGTGGCCGAGCAGGCCGGCCGGATCCTGCACACCTCGACGCTCTACCTGTCCACCGCGATGGTGGAGCTGGCCGAGCGGATCGCCGCGCTGTCCGGCATCCCGAACGCCAAGGTCTTCTTCACCACCTCCGGCACCGAGGCCAACGACGCGGCGCTGCTGCTGGCCACCACCTACCGCCGTTCCAACCAGGTGCTGGCGCTGCGCAACAGCTACCACGGCCGGTCCTTCTCCACGGTCGGCATCACCGGCAACACCGCCTGGTCCCCCACCAGCCTCTCCCCGCTGCAGACCCTCTACGTCCAGGGCGGGGTGCGCGACAGCGGCCCGTACGCCGCGCTGAGCGACGCCGAGTTCATCGCCGCCTGTGTCGAGGACCTGGAGGAGATGCTCGGCCAGGCGCAGGGCACGGTGGCCGCGCTGATCGCCGAACCGATCCAGGGCGTCGGCGGGTTCACCCACGGGCCGGACGGGCTGCTGGCCGCGTTCAAGACGGTGCTGGACCGGCACGGGATCCTGTGGATCAGCGACGAGGTGCAGACCGGCTGGGGCCGCACCGGCGACCACTTCTGGGGCTGGCAGGCGCACGACCAGTCCGGCCCGCCGGACATGCTGACCTTCGCCAAGGGCATCGCCAACGGCATGTCGATGGGCGGCGTGGTGGCCCGGGCCGAGGTGATGGACTGCCTGGGCGCCAACTCGATCTCCACCTTCGGCGGCAGCCCGATCACCTGCGCCGCCGGCCTGGCCAATCTCCAGTACCTGCTGGCGCACGACCTGCAGGGCAACGCCCGTCGCACCGGCGCCGTGCTGCGCTCACGGCTGGAGGCCGCCGACCTGCCGGTGGTGCGCGAGCTGCGTGGGCGGGGCCTGATGCTCGGCATCGAACTACCGGACGCCGAGGCCGCCACGGCCGCCCTCGAGCACGCAAGGGAGCTGGGCCTGTTGATCGGAAAGGGCGGCCGGGGCGGCAATGCGCTGCGGATCGCGCCGCCGCTGACCCTGACCGAGGCGGAGGCCCGCGAGGGCGCCGACCTGCTGATCGAGGCGCTGCGGCGGGTGGGCGCATGA
- the hydA gene encoding dihydropyrimidinase — protein MRTLITGGLVVTAAEEMTADVLIEDQRIVALAATGSAAAGSWQAETVIDATGRYVLPGGVDAHTHMQLPFGGTSASDTFETGTRAAAWGGTTTIVDFAVQSMGGSLREGLDAWHAKAEGNCAIDYGFHTIVSDVNDAVLKEMELLTASGESTSFKLFMAYPGVFYSDDGKILRAMQRGAASGGLIMMHAENGPAIDVLVAQALTAGHTDPRYHGEVRRELLEAEATHRAIKLAQVAGAPLYVVHVSAASALAELATARDQGLPVFGETCPQYLFLSTDNLAERGADGFEGAKYVCSTPLRPREHQAELWRGLRTNDLQVVSTDHCPFCFVGQKELGRGDFSKIPNGLPGVENRMDLLHQAVVEGRISRRRWVEIACATPARMFGLYPRKGTIAPGADADVVIYDPGAEQVLSAATHHMNVDYSAYEGKRVTGQVRTVLSRGAVVLDDGRWLGRAGHGRFLTRATCQYL, from the coding sequence ATGAGGACGCTGATCACCGGCGGGCTGGTCGTCACCGCCGCCGAGGAGATGACCGCCGACGTGCTGATCGAGGATCAGCGGATCGTCGCGCTGGCCGCCACCGGCAGTGCGGCGGCCGGCAGTTGGCAGGCCGAGACGGTGATCGACGCGACCGGGAGGTACGTGCTGCCCGGCGGGGTGGACGCGCACACCCACATGCAACTGCCGTTCGGCGGCACCAGCGCCTCGGACACCTTCGAGACCGGCACCCGGGCCGCCGCCTGGGGCGGCACCACCACGATCGTGGACTTCGCCGTGCAGTCGATGGGCGGCTCGCTGCGCGAGGGCCTGGACGCCTGGCACGCCAAGGCGGAGGGCAACTGCGCGATCGACTACGGGTTCCACACCATCGTCTCGGACGTCAACGACGCGGTGCTGAAGGAGATGGAACTGCTCACCGCGAGCGGCGAGTCGACCTCGTTCAAGCTCTTCATGGCCTACCCCGGCGTCTTCTACAGCGACGACGGGAAGATCCTGCGCGCCATGCAGCGCGGCGCCGCGAGCGGCGGCCTGATCATGATGCACGCCGAGAACGGCCCGGCGATCGACGTCCTGGTGGCCCAGGCGCTGACCGCCGGGCACACCGATCCGCGCTACCACGGCGAGGTGCGCCGGGAGTTGCTGGAGGCCGAGGCCACCCACCGGGCGATCAAACTGGCCCAGGTGGCCGGCGCGCCGCTGTACGTGGTGCACGTCTCGGCGGCCTCCGCGCTGGCCGAGCTGGCCACCGCCCGCGACCAGGGCCTGCCGGTCTTCGGCGAGACCTGCCCGCAGTACCTCTTCCTCTCCACCGACAACCTCGCCGAGCGCGGCGCCGACGGCTTCGAGGGCGCCAAGTACGTCTGCTCGACGCCACTGCGCCCGCGCGAGCACCAGGCCGAACTCTGGCGCGGCCTGCGCACCAACGACCTTCAGGTGGTCTCCACCGACCACTGCCCCTTCTGCTTCGTGGGCCAGAAGGAGCTGGGGCGCGGGGACTTCTCGAAGATCCCCAACGGCCTGCCGGGGGTGGAGAACCGGATGGACCTGCTGCACCAGGCGGTGGTGGAGGGGCGGATCTCGCGCCGCCGCTGGGTGGAGATCGCCTGCGCGACGCCGGCCCGGATGTTCGGTCTCTACCCGCGCAAGGGCACCATCGCGCCGGGCGCGGACGCCGACGTGGTGATCTACGACCCGGGCGCGGAGCAGGTGTTGTCGGCCGCCACCCACCACATGAACGTGGACTACTCGGCCTACGAGGGGAAGCGGGTGACCGGGCAGGTCCGCACGGTGCTCTCGCGCGGCGCCGTGGTCCTGGACGACGGGCGGTGGCTCGGCCGGGCCGGGCACGGGCGGTTCCTGACCCGGGCCACCTGTCAGTACCTCTGA
- a CDS encoding TIGR03842 family LLM class F420-dependent oxidoreductase, whose product MDIGLVLQTDPPARLLVERMRRAEAAGFSHGWTFDSCVLWQEPFVIYSQILSQTSRLTVGPMVTNPSTRTWEVTASLFATLNEMFGNRTVCGIGRGDSAMRVAGRRPATLARLSEAMHVIKELAEGRGTELDGTEVHLPWIRDSRLPIWMGAYGPKALALTGRQADGFILQLADPYLTEYMIKAVRKAAAEAGRDPASVTICVAAPAYVTADDSPAALAHAREQCRWFGGMVGNHVADLVTHYGEHSDLVPEALTDYIKGRQGYDYSHHGRAGNPDTAFVPDEIVDRFCLIGPPAAQLEKLTRLRELGVDQFAVYAMHDAIESTIDAYGTEIIPQL is encoded by the coding sequence ATGGACATCGGGCTCGTGCTCCAGACGGATCCGCCCGCCCGGCTGCTGGTCGAGCGGATGCGCCGCGCCGAGGCGGCCGGCTTCAGCCACGGCTGGACCTTCGACTCCTGTGTGCTGTGGCAGGAGCCGTTCGTGATCTACAGTCAGATCCTGTCGCAGACCAGCCGGTTGACGGTCGGACCGATGGTCACCAACCCGTCCACCCGGACCTGGGAGGTGACCGCCTCGCTGTTCGCCACGCTCAACGAGATGTTCGGCAACCGGACCGTCTGCGGCATCGGGCGCGGCGACTCGGCGATGCGGGTGGCCGGACGCCGGCCGGCCACCCTGGCCCGGCTCAGCGAGGCGATGCACGTGATCAAGGAGCTGGCCGAGGGGCGTGGCACCGAGCTGGACGGCACCGAGGTGCACCTGCCGTGGATCCGCGACAGCCGGCTGCCGATCTGGATGGGCGCCTACGGCCCCAAGGCGCTGGCTCTGACGGGCCGTCAGGCCGACGGCTTCATCCTGCAGTTGGCCGACCCCTACCTGACCGAGTACATGATCAAGGCGGTCCGCAAGGCCGCCGCCGAGGCCGGCCGCGACCCGGCCTCGGTCACCATCTGCGTGGCCGCCCCCGCCTACGTCACCGCCGACGACTCCCCCGCCGCGCTGGCCCACGCTCGCGAACAGTGCCGCTGGTTCGGCGGCATGGTCGGCAACCACGTGGCCGACCTGGTCACCCACTACGGCGAGCACTCCGACCTGGTCCCCGAGGCCCTCACCGACTACATCAAGGGCCGCCAGGGCTACGACTACTCCCACCACGGCCGGGCCGGCAACCCCGACACCGCCTTCGTGCCGGACGAGATCGTCGACCGCTTCTGCCTGATCGGGCCGCCCGCGGCGCAGTTGGAGAAGCTGACCCGGCTGCGGGAGCTGGGGGTCGACCAGTTCGCCGTCTACGCGATGCACGACGCGATCGAGTCCACCATCGACGCCTACGGCACCGAGATCATCCCGCAGCTCTGA